A portion of the Segatella copri DSM 18205 genome contains these proteins:
- a CDS encoding helix-hairpin-helix domain-containing protein: MKCLLQMKHAHSITSLLLKLFLVGSSQIFCASWAQAQSSSLSELGAVPEDSLSALPPWQQLLSDLSSSEDFEQVAWQDYEEDLEEMAQHPVNLNTATREELERMPFLTASQVEDILFYIYRYGQLKSMSELTLISSIGWYQRQLMSCFFYVADDGSKPAFPSLKNIAQYGKHEVMGMLKVPFYERKGDASGTDGYLGYPYKHVLRYQFRYGNSVKLGFVASQDAGEPFFGGRNTMGYDFYSFYLQVKNLGRWKNITLGRYRLNAGLGLILNNDFGFGKLSALTSLGRSSSCIIRGHSSRSSANYLQGAAATYTLLKGLELTGFLSYRQIDATLSAGGGGIKTILKTGLHRTVNEIAKQKVASNTLVGGNISYRHQGWHIGGTAFYTSFSLPLTPNKSQLYKRFAPEGNAFWNASISYGYISHRLTLSGETATGDCGSIATLNAASYLCSDHFTLMALHRFYSARYYSLFSNSFSEGSDVQDENGVYLGFTWIPAHHWSITAYSDFAYFAWPKYQTRESTQSWDNLVNILFQPSRVLTVGGRFRYKDKAGTTIGRLRLYTTIVQKRWSAKTSFDYTMSQAESTMKNEGDELSKGYMVSEHIGWEWKWKKQLKGTLRGCLGYFHTSDFASRIYAYEPGLLYQMSFGSYYGEGIRYALVARSEIGSHLLLIAKLGTTDYFDRSHISSGLQEISRSSQTDLEIQVKWKW, translated from the coding sequence ATGAAGTGCCTACTGCAGATGAAGCATGCCCATTCCATAACATCCCTCTTGTTGAAACTGTTTCTTGTAGGCAGCTCCCAAATCTTCTGTGCCTCATGGGCTCAAGCCCAATCTTCCTCTCTTTCAGAACTGGGCGCTGTGCCCGAAGATTCTCTTTCCGCTTTGCCCCCTTGGCAGCAACTGCTGTCCGACCTTTCTTCATCCGAAGATTTTGAGCAAGTAGCCTGGCAGGACTATGAAGAAGATTTGGAGGAGATGGCGCAGCATCCCGTCAATCTGAATACGGCAACGAGAGAAGAACTGGAGCGTATGCCGTTTCTTACTGCATCGCAGGTAGAAGACATCCTGTTCTATATCTACCGCTATGGACAGCTGAAGAGTATGAGCGAGCTTACCCTGATAAGCAGTATCGGCTGGTACCAGCGCCAGCTGATGAGTTGTTTCTTCTATGTGGCCGATGACGGGAGCAAGCCGGCTTTCCCCAGTCTTAAAAACATCGCCCAGTATGGCAAGCACGAGGTGATGGGCATGCTGAAGGTTCCTTTTTATGAGCGCAAGGGCGATGCGAGCGGAACCGACGGCTATCTGGGTTATCCTTACAAGCACGTACTGCGCTACCAGTTTCGCTACGGCAATTCCGTCAAACTGGGATTCGTAGCTTCTCAGGATGCCGGCGAACCATTCTTCGGAGGCAGGAACACGATGGGTTACGACTTCTATTCCTTTTATCTTCAGGTAAAGAACCTGGGCAGGTGGAAGAATATCACCCTGGGCAGATACAGACTGAACGCAGGATTGGGACTGATACTCAATAATGATTTCGGCTTCGGCAAACTCTCAGCCTTAACCTCCTTGGGCAGATCATCTTCCTGCATCATCCGCGGTCATTCTTCCCGTTCTTCAGCCAATTATCTGCAAGGCGCAGCAGCCACCTATACCTTATTAAAGGGCCTCGAACTGACCGGCTTTCTTTCTTATCGCCAGATAGATGCTACGCTTTCTGCTGGCGGCGGGGGCATCAAGACCATCCTGAAGACCGGTTTGCATCGCACGGTGAATGAGATTGCCAAACAGAAGGTAGCATCCAATACACTTGTGGGAGGCAACATCAGTTACCGGCATCAGGGCTGGCACATCGGAGGTACAGCCTTTTATACCTCTTTCTCCCTGCCGCTCACGCCCAATAAAAGCCAGCTTTACAAGCGTTTTGCTCCAGAGGGGAATGCCTTCTGGAATGCCAGCATCAGCTATGGTTATATCTCCCATCGCCTCACTCTCTCCGGCGAAACGGCTACGGGCGATTGCGGTTCCATAGCCACGCTCAATGCAGCCTCCTATCTCTGTTCCGATCATTTCACGCTCATGGCTCTTCACAGGTTCTATTCTGCCCGTTACTATTCTCTCTTCAGCAACAGCTTTTCCGAGGGGAGCGATGTGCAGGATGAAAACGGCGTATATCTGGGCTTTACCTGGATTCCTGCCCATCATTGGAGCATCACAGCCTATAGCGATTTCGCCTATTTTGCCTGGCCTAAGTATCAGACCAGGGAGAGCACTCAGAGTTGGGATAATCTGGTGAATATTCTCTTCCAGCCCTCAAGAGTCCTGACGGTAGGAGGAAGGTTCCGTTATAAGGATAAGGCGGGAACCACGATCGGCCGTCTGCGCCTCTATACCACAATAGTCCAAAAACGATGGAGCGCCAAAACCAGTTTCGACTATACGATGAGCCAGGCGGAAAGCACGATGAAGAATGAGGGCGATGAGCTTAGTAAAGGCTATATGGTGAGCGAGCATATAGGATGGGAATGGAAATGGAAGAAGCAGTTGAAAGGAACGTTGAGAGGCTGTCTGGGCTATTTCCATACTTCCGATTTCGCCTCCCGTATCTATGCTTATGAGCCTGGTCTGCTCTATCAGATGAGTTTCGGCAGCTACTACGGCGAGGGCATCCGTTACGCCTTGGTGGCACGCTCTGAGATAGGTTCCCATCTGCTGCTTATCGCCAAATTGGGTACAACCGATTATTTCGACCGTTCTCACATCTCTTCTGGTTTGCAGGAAATCTCCCGCTCTTCGCAAACCGATCTGGAGATACAGGTAAAGTGGAAATGGTAA
- a CDS encoding DUF4294 domain-containing protein, which produces MKQKICFLLAMLFCITLQTMAQTDGDNPEDREVDMDTPTFEPMVKVGKVLLDHDSVQYVQVNNVYVYPQPVFKNAKERMAYNRLVYNIKKVLPIAKEVRKIIIETGDYLETLPNKKAKDAHMKLVEKGIKQEYTPRMKKLTYAQGKLCIKLVYRECNSSSYHLIQAFLGPIRAGFYQAFASLFGASLNKKYDPNGVDRLTERVVRQVESGQI; this is translated from the coding sequence ATGAAACAGAAAATATGCTTTTTACTGGCTATGCTCTTCTGCATCACCCTGCAAACCATGGCGCAGACCGATGGCGACAACCCTGAAGACAGGGAGGTGGACATGGATACTCCTACCTTTGAACCGATGGTGAAGGTAGGAAAAGTGCTCCTGGATCATGACAGCGTGCAATATGTTCAGGTGAACAACGTGTACGTTTATCCGCAGCCGGTATTCAAGAACGCCAAGGAACGAATGGCTTACAACCGTTTGGTATACAACATCAAGAAGGTGCTGCCGATAGCCAAAGAGGTAAGAAAGATTATCATCGAAACGGGTGATTATCTGGAAACGCTGCCTAACAAGAAGGCAAAGGATGCACACATGAAACTGGTGGAGAAAGGTATCAAACAGGAATATACCCCAAGAATGAAGAAACTCACCTATGCACAGGGTAAACTCTGCATCAAACTGGTGTATCGCGAATGCAATTCCTCATCCTATCACCTGATTCAAGCCTTCCTGGGTCCTATCCGTGCCGGATTCTATCAGGCATTTGCAAGCCTCTTCGGTGCCAGCCTCAACAAGAAGTACGACCCGAACGGCGTTGACAGATTAACAGAAAGAGTGGTAAGACAGGTAGAATCGGGGCAGATTTAA
- a CDS encoding M28 family peptidase, giving the protein MTKKMKIILGLVVAAGVVAGAISYKNANTSSPEIQEVEEAEKLNPVGPAFNADSALAYCAAQCDFGPRVMNSEAHDKCGEWIVSKFKQFGCEVETQKADLKGYDGTILKNTNIIAHYNPKAETRILLCAHWDSRPWADNDPDSTNWRKPVMAANDGASGVAVMLEIARQLQADKKLNPNIGVDFVCFDTEDWGTPQWADVQDDGDTWALGAQYWSENKPEGYNPRFGILLDMVGGQGAKFYREGMSMQYAGGIVKKVWAAARQAGFGSYFPKSDGGMITDDHIPVNEKAKIPTVDVIAYYPDCQQSSFGPTWHTVSDDMAHLDKNVLKAVGQTMIQVLYTEE; this is encoded by the coding sequence ATGACGAAGAAAATGAAGATAATTTTAGGCTTGGTAGTTGCTGCCGGAGTGGTAGCTGGAGCTATCAGCTATAAGAATGCCAACACCAGTTCGCCGGAAATCCAGGAGGTAGAGGAAGCAGAGAAGCTGAATCCTGTAGGTCCTGCCTTTAATGCCGATTCGGCGTTGGCTTATTGTGCCGCACAATGCGATTTCGGCCCTCGCGTCATGAACAGCGAGGCGCACGACAAGTGTGGCGAATGGATTGTGAGCAAGTTCAAGCAGTTTGGTTGTGAGGTAGAAACCCAGAAGGCTGACCTCAAGGGCTATGATGGTACCATCCTGAAGAATACCAATATCATCGCCCATTACAACCCGAAGGCTGAAACCCGCATCTTGCTCTGTGCCCATTGGGACAGCCGTCCTTGGGCGGATAACGATCCCGACAGTACCAATTGGCGCAAGCCTGTAATGGCTGCCAACGATGGAGCCAGCGGAGTAGCCGTCATGTTGGAGATTGCCCGCCAGCTGCAGGCTGACAAGAAGCTGAATCCTAACATCGGCGTAGATTTCGTATGTTTCGATACCGAAGACTGGGGAACACCTCAGTGGGCTGATGTTCAGGACGATGGCGATACTTGGGCATTGGGTGCCCAGTACTGGAGCGAGAACAAGCCTGAGGGATATAATCCACGTTTCGGAATCCTCCTCGATATGGTGGGCGGACAGGGAGCCAAGTTCTATCGTGAAGGCATGTCTATGCAGTATGCGGGTGGCATCGTGAAGAAGGTTTGGGCTGCAGCCCGTCAGGCTGGTTTTGGCTCTTACTTCCCTAAGAGCGATGGCGGAATGATTACTGATGATCATATTCCGGTCAACGAGAAGGCTAAGATTCCTACTGTAGATGTGATAGCTTATTATCCAGACTGCCAGCAGAGCAGTTTCGGTCCTACCTGGCACACCGTGAGCGATGATATGGCTCATCTGGATAAGAATGTGCTTAAGGCGGTTGGTCAGACCATGATTCAGGTGCTTTATACTGAGGAATAG
- a CDS encoding fused gamma-glutamyl-gamma-aminobutyrate hydrolase/peptidase, which produces METFDLESHLQDAYSRFPEAKHQPVIGLTANYEGIDATLRDRYYKQVIAAGGTPVIIPPVADAQVIVNTLEHLDGLILTGGGDHNPLWMGEEPSPRLHNINQERDAAELMITRLAFNRQIPMLGICRGIQTLAIALGGKVCQDIKQLVKHSQDADRTEPTHIVEIRKDSTLYNIYNKEKIFVNSFHHQAVSEPGTHLRTIAKSSDHIIEAVESSEYKQILGVQWHPEWLEEEGLKIFQWLVNQANNFYAAKQLHKRILTLDTHCDTPMFFPQGIKFDHRDSRILVDLHKMTDGHQDATTMVAYLPQPQIGESFSSKVAFDVKGPAQYADLIFDKIEEIVSKNSQYLSIARTPADLYSDKRKGRKSIMLGIENGLALEHDISNVKHFAQRGIVYITLCHNGDNDICDSARGCNTHNGVSSFGEKVIHEMNRLGIMVDLSHGGEKSFYDALDISQTPIVCSHSSSRALCDVPRNLTDDQMRALAAKGGVAHTTLYHGFLRKEGEADIMDAIAHLEHAIDVMGIDHVGLGTDFDGDGGIRGLADSSELINFTLQLLRRKYSEQDIVKIWGGNWLRVMTQVQNFKH; this is translated from the coding sequence ATGGAAACATTTGACTTAGAGTCGCATCTCCAGGATGCATACTCTAGATTTCCCGAAGCGAAGCATCAGCCTGTAATTGGCCTTACTGCCAATTATGAAGGTATCGATGCTACGCTTCGCGACCGTTATTATAAGCAGGTAATAGCGGCTGGCGGTACGCCGGTCATTATTCCTCCTGTTGCCGATGCTCAGGTCATCGTCAATACCCTGGAGCATCTTGATGGATTGATTCTGACGGGTGGCGGTGACCATAATCCGCTGTGGATGGGCGAAGAGCCTTCTCCCCGTCTTCACAACATCAATCAGGAACGTGATGCTGCCGAACTGATGATTACCCGATTGGCTTTCAACCGCCAGATTCCGATGCTTGGCATCTGCCGGGGCATCCAGACCCTCGCTATTGCACTGGGCGGAAAGGTGTGTCAGGATATCAAGCAACTGGTAAAGCACAGCCAGGATGCCGACCGTACCGAACCTACCCACATCGTAGAAATCAGGAAAGATTCCACCTTATATAATATATATAATAAGGAGAAGATCTTTGTCAACTCGTTCCACCATCAGGCGGTAAGCGAGCCAGGCACTCATCTGCGCACCATCGCCAAATCTTCTGACCATATTATAGAGGCAGTAGAGAGTAGCGAATATAAGCAGATTCTCGGTGTGCAATGGCATCCGGAATGGCTGGAAGAAGAAGGATTGAAGATTTTCCAATGGCTGGTTAATCAGGCTAACAACTTTTATGCAGCCAAGCAGTTGCATAAGCGCATCCTTACGCTCGATACCCATTGTGATACTCCAATGTTCTTCCCTCAGGGCATCAAGTTTGATCATCGCGATTCCCGCATCCTGGTTGATCTCCATAAGATGACCGACGGTCATCAGGATGCTACCACGATGGTAGCTTACCTGCCACAGCCTCAGATAGGCGAGAGCTTCAGCAGCAAGGTGGCTTTCGATGTAAAGGGACCTGCGCAGTATGCCGACCTCATCTTCGACAAGATAGAAGAGATTGTGAGCAAGAACAGTCAGTATCTCAGCATAGCCCGCACTCCTGCCGATCTTTATAGCGATAAGCGGAAGGGCAGAAAGAGCATCATGCTCGGCATCGAGAACGGTCTCGCCCTGGAGCACGATATCAGTAACGTGAAGCATTTCGCCCAGCGCGGCATCGTTTATATCACGCTTTGCCATAATGGCGATAATGATATCTGCGATAGTGCCCGCGGCTGCAATACCCATAATGGTGTGAGCAGTTTTGGCGAGAAGGTGATTCATGAGATGAACCGTCTGGGCATCATGGTAGATTTGAGTCATGGTGGCGAGAAGAGTTTCTACGATGCACTTGATATCAGCCAGACGCCTATTGTCTGCAGTCATAGCAGCAGCCGTGCGCTCTGCGATGTGCCTCGTAATCTGACCGATGACCAGATGCGTGCCCTCGCAGCAAAGGGTGGTGTGGCTCATACCACGCTCTATCACGGATTCCTGCGTAAAGAGGGTGAAGCCGACATCATGGACGCTATCGCCCATCTTGAGCATGCCATCGATGTGATGGGTATCGACCACGTAGGTCTGGGTACCGACTTTGATGGAGACGGCGGCATCCGGGGGCTCGCCGACTCTTCTGAACTCATCAATTTCACCCTCCAGCTGTTGCGCCGCAAATATAGCGAGCAGGATATTGTCAAGATTTGGGGAGGCAACTGGCTCAGAGTGATGACGCAGGTGCAGAACTTTAAACATTAA
- a CDS encoding Lrp/AsnC family transcriptional regulator: MEKIDNLDRKILGILSKNARIPFKDVAAECGVSRAAIHQRVQHLMEDGFITGSGFDVNPKSLGYSTCTYVGLNLERGNMYKKVVERLQNIPEIVECHFTTGSYTMLIKLYARDNEQLMDLLNNKLQAIPGVVSTETLISLEQSIKREIPVLLDED, from the coding sequence ATGGAGAAAATAGACAATCTAGACAGAAAGATTCTCGGCATCCTTTCCAAGAATGCCCGTATTCCTTTCAAAGACGTAGCCGCAGAATGTGGCGTGTCTCGCGCTGCCATCCATCAGCGTGTTCAGCACTTGATGGAGGATGGTTTCATCACCGGTAGCGGTTTTGATGTAAACCCTAAAAGCCTGGGCTATTCTACCTGCACTTATGTAGGCTTGAACTTGGAGCGCGGTAATATGTATAAAAAGGTGGTAGAGCGCTTGCAGAACATTCCTGAAATCGTAGAGTGCCACTTTACAACCGGTTCATACACCATGCTGATCAAGCTTTATGCCCGCGACAACGAGCAGCTCATGGATCTGCTCAACAATAAGCTTCAGGCTATCCCTGGTGTGGTTTCTACCGAAACGCTTATCTCTCTTGAGCAGAGCATCAAGCGTGAGATTCCTGTACTTCTCGATGAAGATTAA
- a CDS encoding glycoside hydrolase family 3 C-terminal domain-containing protein codes for MMKQITTTVCATVLMASCCNINNTEQQVNQQVDELYNRMSQPERIAQLRSGYMDELFDAEGNLDTVKCKQLIPYGIGHFSQYASQELVDANFLRKRVAVVQDWLIHHTPNGIPALFHEEVLSGINTQDATVYPQQIGQACSFNPELAELKTLQTGTALRKMGGVLSLSPMVDVCRTPSFNRLEESYGEDGYLSAVMGTAFVKGLQQGDLKKGVGACSKHYLGYGGGGDADEKEMMEDILLPHETMIRLAGSKALMPGYHAVHGTKCVANSEILNDILRDYLGFDGMVVSDYTAIDQLPGLDTPLQKAVAAINGGNDVDFPRGENYQYLQEALDKGLVKKEVFERAVKDVLRYKIRAGLMDKNPYLYSAEDVKLDTKEERQTAYDIASQSIVLLENNGVLPLVKEADVNSAKQVKNILLTGPNANSIWAMCGDYSFPSMFYFWQSWKKKWDDSHLPHIVKLLEAMQASKPEGINIKYSRGCDWTEEIETKFEESGDKRAWEYQLLHRKVDSGEKADKAEALAMAKESDVIVAAVGENVMLCGENRERDGLKLPGKQEEYVEELLSTGKPVVLVVFGGRAQVISKIAKRCAAVIQAWYPGEEGGTAVADILYGKISPSAKLSVSYPNTEVYEPICYNYSTRQDARVEWPFGYGLSYTTFAYKNLQAVKELSTASESSNIYFEVTNTGKVRADEIAQVYLSPTQSNQQIHPIQLQGFTRISLNPGETKRVCIKFYTDQFGYYSHRGNRQWNIAPGTYELKIGASSQDIRLKQQIVLTGDKVVKPLRDHYFSEVIR; via the coding sequence ATGATGAAACAAATTACAACAACCGTATGTGCAACTGTGCTGATGGCTAGTTGCTGTAACATAAACAATACGGAGCAGCAAGTGAACCAACAGGTAGATGAACTCTACAACAGAATGTCACAGCCAGAGCGTATCGCTCAGTTGAGAAGTGGGTATATGGATGAGCTTTTTGATGCGGAAGGCAATTTGGATACCGTCAAATGCAAGCAGCTCATTCCTTATGGTATTGGACATTTTTCTCAGTACGCCAGTCAGGAATTGGTTGATGCCAATTTCTTGCGAAAGCGTGTGGCTGTTGTACAAGATTGGTTGATACATCATACCCCAAATGGTATCCCGGCTCTTTTTCACGAGGAAGTTCTTTCGGGTATCAATACGCAAGATGCAACAGTCTATCCACAGCAGATAGGTCAGGCTTGCTCATTCAATCCAGAGTTGGCAGAGCTCAAGACTTTGCAGACAGGTACCGCTCTTCGCAAGATGGGTGGCGTATTGTCGCTTTCCCCTATGGTAGACGTCTGCCGTACTCCAAGTTTTAATCGTCTGGAAGAATCATACGGTGAGGATGGCTATCTTTCTGCCGTTATGGGTACTGCTTTTGTCAAGGGTCTTCAGCAGGGCGACCTCAAGAAGGGAGTGGGAGCTTGCTCTAAACACTATCTGGGATATGGTGGTGGCGGTGATGCTGATGAGAAGGAGATGATGGAAGATATCCTTTTGCCTCATGAGACGATGATTCGTCTGGCAGGTAGCAAGGCTTTGATGCCGGGTTATCATGCTGTTCATGGTACCAAGTGCGTGGCAAATAGTGAGATCCTCAACGATATTTTGCGAGATTATCTCGGATTCGATGGAATGGTGGTGAGCGATTATACTGCCATTGACCAGTTGCCGGGACTAGATACTCCTCTTCAGAAAGCTGTGGCTGCTATCAATGGTGGCAATGATGTTGATTTCCCTAGAGGTGAAAATTATCAGTATTTACAGGAAGCCTTGGATAAGGGACTTGTTAAGAAAGAAGTCTTTGAGCGTGCTGTAAAGGATGTTCTGCGTTATAAGATTCGTGCAGGACTGATGGATAAGAATCCATATCTGTATAGTGCGGAGGATGTAAAGCTTGATACTAAGGAAGAACGGCAGACGGCTTACGATATTGCCAGCCAGTCTATCGTCTTGTTGGAGAATAATGGTGTTTTGCCTCTTGTGAAGGAGGCTGATGTTAACAGCGCCAAGCAGGTTAAGAATATCTTGCTTACGGGTCCTAATGCCAATTCTATCTGGGCGATGTGTGGTGACTACTCTTTCCCTTCAATGTTCTATTTCTGGCAGAGTTGGAAGAAAAAGTGGGATGATAGCCACTTGCCACATATCGTTAAATTGCTAGAGGCAATGCAGGCAAGTAAACCTGAGGGTATTAATATAAAGTATTCTCGTGGTTGTGACTGGACAGAGGAGATAGAGACCAAGTTTGAAGAGTCTGGCGATAAGCGTGCTTGGGAGTATCAGCTCCTGCATCGCAAGGTTGATTCTGGCGAGAAGGCAGACAAGGCAGAAGCTTTGGCGATGGCAAAGGAAAGCGATGTTATCGTTGCTGCTGTAGGCGAGAATGTGATGCTCTGTGGTGAGAACCGTGAACGAGATGGTCTCAAGCTTCCTGGTAAGCAAGAGGAATATGTTGAGGAACTCTTGTCTACGGGTAAACCTGTAGTCCTGGTAGTCTTCGGCGGTCGTGCGCAGGTTATCTCCAAGATAGCCAAGCGTTGTGCAGCAGTCATCCAGGCCTGGTATCCTGGTGAAGAGGGTGGTACAGCTGTGGCTGACATTCTTTATGGCAAGATTTCACCATCTGCCAAGCTGAGTGTCAGCTATCCTAATACTGAGGTTTATGAGCCTATCTGCTATAATTATTCCACCCGTCAGGATGCCCGTGTAGAGTGGCCTTTCGGTTATGGATTGAGCTATACAACCTTTGCCTATAAGAACTTGCAGGCTGTTAAGGAACTCTCTACGGCTTCAGAGTCGAGCAATATCTACTTTGAGGTTACCAATACGGGTAAGGTTCGTGCCGATGAGATAGCGCAGGTATATCTGTCGCCAACTCAGAGCAACCAGCAGATTCATCCTATTCAGTTGCAGGGCTTTACCCGCATCTCTCTCAATCCTGGCGAAACCAAGAGAGTATGCATCAAGTTCTATACTGATCAGTTTGGTTATTATTCTCATCGAGGCAATCGTCAATGGAACATAGCTCCAGGAACGTATGAACTGAAGATTGGAGCCTCTTCTCAAGATATCCGTCTTAAGCAGCAGATAGTATTGACGGGTGATAAAGTGGTGAAACCTTTGCGTGATCATTACTTTTCCGAGGTTATCAGATAA
- a CDS encoding FKBP-type peptidyl-prolyl cis-trans isomerase, giving the protein MKKILMTALVLVAGASLFTASAASKKKVKKAATLVELKSSADSLSYVAGMNATRGLIPYIQQSFQVDTAYMENFLRGYKDALAMGINPQTVAYSAGMEVAKLVEKRVYPGTKEELKSTGDSISHAMFQNGFIAALANDTTFFTSKAAADFQKEALAGAGEKFLAANAKKPGVKVLPSGLQYKVITEGHGEVPKASDEVEVIYEGRLIDGTVFDATSKHGGSKTDKFRANGLIKGWTEALTLMPVGSKWQVYIPYELAYGERQAGQIPPYSTLVFDLELVSIVKPEVKPEPAGEQKEDAAAVKSADKKVVKPAAKKVAHSKKRK; this is encoded by the coding sequence ATGAAGAAAATATTAATGACAGCACTCGTCCTCGTGGCGGGTGCTTCTTTGTTTACAGCTAGTGCTGCAAGCAAGAAGAAGGTTAAGAAGGCGGCTACTCTTGTTGAGTTGAAATCATCAGCCGATTCTTTGAGTTATGTAGCTGGTATGAATGCCACTCGTGGACTGATTCCTTATATCCAGCAGAGTTTTCAGGTAGATACTGCCTATATGGAGAATTTCCTTCGTGGTTACAAGGATGCGCTTGCCATGGGTATCAATCCTCAGACCGTAGCTTATTCTGCAGGTATGGAGGTTGCCAAACTGGTAGAGAAGCGCGTATATCCTGGCACAAAGGAAGAGTTGAAGAGCACAGGCGATTCTATCAGCCATGCTATGTTCCAGAATGGTTTTATCGCAGCTTTGGCTAATGATACAACATTCTTTACCTCTAAGGCTGCTGCCGATTTCCAGAAGGAAGCTTTGGCTGGTGCCGGCGAGAAGTTCCTTGCTGCTAATGCCAAGAAACCTGGTGTAAAGGTGTTGCCTAGCGGTTTGCAGTATAAGGTGATTACCGAAGGTCATGGCGAGGTGCCTAAGGCAAGCGATGAGGTAGAGGTTATCTACGAGGGTCGTCTGATTGATGGTACCGTTTTTGATGCTACATCCAAGCATGGTGGCAGCAAGACAGATAAGTTCCGTGCCAATGGCTTGATCAAGGGTTGGACCGAGGCGCTTACTCTGATGCCTGTGGGCAGTAAGTGGCAGGTTTACATTCCTTACGAGTTGGCTTACGGCGAGCGTCAGGCTGGTCAGATTCCTCCATACTCTACTTTGGTGTTCGATCTTGAGCTGGTTAGCATCGTAAAGCCAGAGGTTAAGCCAGAGCCTGCTGGCGAACAGAAAGAAGATGCAGCTGCAGTAAAGAGTGCCGACAAGAAGGTTGTTAAACCTGCAGCCAAGAAAGTTGCGCATTCAAAGAAGAGAAAGTAA
- a CDS encoding FKBP-type peptidyl-prolyl cis-trans isomerase: protein MKKLFFGALVACAAATFVGCGNSTPKADLKTDVDTMSYAMGMSQTQGLKEFMVERMGVDTAYMDDFIKGLNDGANAGDDKKKAAYYAGIQIGQQISNQMVKGINHEVFGEDSTKSISLKNFMAGFITGTTGKKGLMTVEQAAQIAQAKMMAIKAKNMEKEYGPNKVAGEKFLAANKKKPGVVTLPSGVQYKVIKEGNGPMPKDTSMVKVNYEGKTIDGKVFDSSFKRGQAVDLRANQVIKGWTEALVHMPAGSVWEVYIPQQLAYGEREQGQIKPFSVLIFKIELISVGGK, encoded by the coding sequence ATGAAAAAGTTATTTTTCGGAGCCCTCGTGGCTTGTGCTGCTGCTACATTTGTAGGTTGTGGCAATTCTACTCCTAAGGCAGATCTCAAGACTGATGTAGATACTATGAGCTATGCTATGGGTATGTCTCAGACTCAGGGTCTGAAGGAGTTTATGGTAGAGCGCATGGGCGTTGATACTGCTTACATGGATGATTTCATCAAGGGTCTTAACGATGGTGCCAACGCTGGTGACGACAAGAAGAAGGCTGCTTACTATGCAGGTATTCAGATTGGTCAGCAGATCAGCAACCAGATGGTTAAGGGCATCAATCACGAGGTATTCGGTGAGGATTCTACAAAGTCTATCTCTCTGAAGAACTTCATGGCTGGTTTCATCACAGGTACTACAGGCAAGAAGGGCTTGATGACAGTTGAGCAGGCTGCTCAGATAGCTCAGGCTAAGATGATGGCTATCAAGGCTAAGAACATGGAGAAGGAATATGGTCCAAACAAGGTTGCTGGTGAGAAGTTCCTCGCTGCCAACAAGAAGAAGCCAGGAGTTGTTACTCTGCCTTCAGGTGTTCAGTACAAGGTAATCAAGGAGGGTAACGGCCCTATGCCAAAGGATACTTCTATGGTTAAGGTTAACTACGAGGGTAAGACAATCGACGGCAAGGTATTCGATTCTTCTTTCAAGCGTGGTCAGGCCGTAGATCTCCGTGCTAACCAGGTTATCAAGGGTTGGACTGAGGCTTTGGTTCACATGCCAGCAGGTTCTGTTTGGGAGGTTTACATTCCTCAGCAGTTGGCTTATGGTGAGCGCGAGCAGGGTCAGATCAAGCCATTCTCTGTATTGATCTTCAAGATTGAGTTGATTTCAGTAGGTGGCAAGTAA